TGATGCGGTTGGTTTTCATGTCGGTTTTTTAGCAGAAAAGATCGCTATCAATGCACAAGTGGATGTCATTGGGGAACTATCCATCAATGAATGGAACGGTAGCCAAAAAGCACAACTACAGTTAGTAGATGTAGCTGTCAGACACTGGCAGTTATTCGATGCCAGAAATCAAATAACTTGGAAAAAATTAATCGCTGAAAAAGCCATAGATGATCGGCTTTTCGTTTGTTTTCTTGAAGAAACCTATCAGCAACTTGCAGCTGAGCATCAACCAGTCTTACAACTCCCAACAACTCATCAGTTGCAAAAAACGACAATCAATGAGTTGATTATTGCGGATATGCCAAACGATCTTTTAGCTATTGAGCAAATTATTAGGGAAATCAAGCCAAAGAGACTTTATGTCCATTTTGGTAACTCACAGACAGAAGGATTTGATCGTTTACCAAGTAGAGCAGAATTTGCTACTTTTTATAAATTAATCAAGGAATTTCAGCCTTTCACTTTAGATAAATATATCCCGCGCTTATCACAAAAATTTGGTTGGAAAAAAGCGCAGATCGAATTTATGGCCAATGTGTTTTTCGAGCTGAAATTTGCTGAAATGGATAATGGAGCGATTACATTAACGCCTGTTCAATCTAAACGAGATTTAACAGAATCAAATTATTACAAAAAACAACAGCAACAAATTGAAACACATCAAAAGTTGCTTTATTCCAATTATCACGATTTATATCAATGGATGAAGCAGGTTCTTGAAACTTAAACTTGTTTGCCAAACGTTGGAGGAAAGAAAATATGGACTTAAATGAATTAAGAAATTATGTAGCGATTGTCAATGATTGGCCTAAAAAAGGCATTGTTTTTAAAGACATTACCCCACTTATGAATGATGGGGAAGCTTATAAATTTGCTACCGATCAAATTGTTGCGTATGCACGTAAACTTGACATTGATATTATTGTTGGCCCTGAAGCGCGAGGTTTTATCATTGGTTGCCCGGTAGCTTATGCATTAGGAATCGGCTTTGCACCTGTTCGAAAACCTAATAAATTGCCTCGAGAAACGATTGATATGGAATATGATTTAGAGTATGGAACGAACATCTTATCTATGCATCAAGATGCCATTAAGCCTGGGCAACGTGTGCTTATCACAGATGATTTACTTGCAACAGGCGGAACAATCGAAGCTACGATTCACCTCGTTGAAAAATTAGGCGGTATTGTAGCAGGATGTGCCTTTTTAATCGAATTAACTGAACTTGAAGGACATAAAAAATTAAGTGGCTATGACCGTTTGATTTTAATGGATTTTTAGAAATAAATGTAGAGGATAAGTCAATTTTGTACAAGTATTTGTGCAAGTTTTCGAAAGTCTGTCAAAAATCACGTAAGGGCGAGTGTTTATCGTTTATACTCTAAACCCGAATTACTTTATAAAGGTTATTTAATCGTGATATAATAAAAAATAAGAATCATTTTTTGAAAGGATTTGCTACTTTTATAGTGGCTTTTCTAAATTTTAGCTTTAAAAAATGGGAAAAGAGGGGGAAATGAGATGGCTAAAGAAAAGAATTTAACTGCAGAACAAGTCATTGAAATGGCTTCTCATTATATGAATAAAGAACATCTGACAATCGTTCAAAAAGCTTACGAGTTTGCTCGTGATTCTCACATTGAGCAATTTCGTAAATCAGGTGAACCTTATATCCTTCATCCTATTCAAGTCGCTGGCATTTTGGTTGAACTTGAAATGGACCCATCAACTGTTGCAGCAGGATTTTTGCATGATGTTGTAGAAGATACAGACATCACATTAGCTGATTTAGAAAAGGCGTTTGGTGCTGAAGTAGCTATGCTTGTTGATGGTGTTACCAAACTAGGTAAAATCAAATATAAATCACATCAAGAACAACAAGCTGAAAATCACCGAAAAATGTTTATTGCTATGGCAGAGGACATTCGTGTTATTTTAATCAAATTAGCTGAC
This DNA window, taken from Listeria sp. PSOL-1, encodes the following:
- a CDS encoding adenine phosphoribosyltransferase; this translates as MDLNELRNYVAIVNDWPKKGIVFKDITPLMNDGEAYKFATDQIVAYARKLDIDIIVGPEARGFIIGCPVAYALGIGFAPVRKPNKLPRETIDMEYDLEYGTNILSMHQDAIKPGQRVLITDDLLATGGTIEATIHLVEKLGGIVAGCAFLIELTELEGHKKLSGYDRLILMDF